From the genome of Streptomyces ficellus:
CACCAGCGTCACCGTCAGCGCCGTCTCCTCCACCGCCCCGAACACATCGCCCGTCACGCCGCCAAACCGGCGCACACAGCGCCCCAGCAGCCACTGCGCCGCCACGAGGGCCACCACCACGGCCACGGCGTGCCGCAGCGCCCCGTACGGGCCGTCCAGCGCCGCGCCCAGCCCGGCCGCGCCGGCCAGGACCAGCGCCGTGACCGCCAGGGCGGGCCGCACCGGGACGGTGCCCGCGACGACCGCGCCCAGCCCCTCGGGGCGGGCCGCCGGGACGGAGGCGCGGGAGGCGAGAGTGAGCGCCAGCCGGGCCACCACGCCCGCGGTGACGGCACCCGCGGCGCCGTGCGCCCAGCCGCCGGCCGCGTACAGCTCGTGCACCGCGGCCACCTGGGCGAACAGCACGAACAGCAGCGTGATGACCCCGAACGGCCCGATGTCCGACTGCTTCATGATCCGCAGCGCGTCCTCGGCGGGCCTGCCGCTGCCGAGCCCGTCCGCGGTGTCCGCGAGCCCGTCGAGGTGCAGGCCCCGGGTCAGGACGGCGGGGACGGCGGCCGAGGCCACCGCGGCGAGCAGCGGGCCCGCCCCGAGCAGCCAGAAGAGCCCGCCGGCCGCCGCCGAGGCCAGGCCCACCACCAGGCCGGCCACCGGCGCCGCCAGCATCCCCGCGCGGGCCGCCCCGCGGTCCCAGCGGCTCACCCGTACCGGCAGGACGGTGAGGGTGCCGAAGGCGAAACGTATGCCGTCGACGCTCGTACGGACGTGGGTAACGGTGCGGGATGTGGTCACCGCGCGCAGGGTAGTCGGTACGACGCACGAGCCGGGAGCGGGTGGATGGGCAGCTGGTTCTATCGCAACATCGTCGAACCGGGGAAACTCCCGCTGCTCGTGGCCCTCGCCTCGTTCGTCCTGACCTTCCTGGCCACCCGCACCATCACCCGGTTGATCCGGGCCGGGAGGGGGCCCTTCCGCAACATCCGGCCCGGCGGGCTGCACATCCACCACGTGGTGCCCGGCGTCGTCCTCACCCTGATCGGTGGTTTCGGCGCGGTGGCGGTGGGACGGCACGGGCCGGGGCCCATCATCTGCGCGGTGCTCGTGGGGATGGGCGCGGGGCTGGTGCTCGACGAGTTCGCGCTGATCCTGCACCTCGACGACGTGTACTGGACCGAGCAGGGCCGCCAGAGCGTGGAGGCCGTGGTCCTCACCACCGCCCTCCTGCTGCTCGTCCTCGGGGGCTTCGCGCCGTGGGGCGTCGACGAGGTCACCCCGGAGGAGCGGCAGGGGAGGGGCAGCTTCATCCTCAATCTGTTCCTGAACTTCCTCTTCGCGCTGATCACGCTGTTCAAGGGCAAGTTCCGGATGGCCGTCATCGGCCTGTTCCTGTCACCCGTCGCGATCTTCGGGGCGCTGCGCCTGGCCCGCCCGGGGTCCCTGTGGGCCCGCCGCTTCTATCGCGGCAGGCCCCGGGCGCGGGCGAAGGCCGGGCTGCGGGCCTTCCACCACGACCAGCGCTGGAACCGGGTCAGGCGCCGCTTTCAGGACCTGATCGCGGGCGCCCCCGACCGCGTCCTGCCCCTGCGCCACCCGCCCGGGGAGCGCGCGGCGCCCGGCGACGACAGGCCGGAAACCCCGCCGGAAGCCCCGCCGGAACCCCCGGCGGCGCCCCCGCCGGATCCCGGGCCGCCCGACCGGCGCTGACGCCACGAGAGCACCGCGCACACCACCAGTACCGCCGCGATGGCGGCCAGGTGCTCCTTGCCCGCGAGGTTGCACTTGATCAGCACCTCGACCACCATCGCCACGATCACCAGGGCGCCCGTGACCCACGCCCTCCGGCGCCAGCACACGAACACCGCGAGCCCGACGACCGCCGCCGACGGCCCCGTGTCCACCACGTGCGCGTCGGAGGCGGGCAGCCCCAGCCCGAGCGGCACGTCCGGTCCGAGCGCGAGGCCGATCCGCGCGTACATCGTCCCGGCCAGCGTCGCCGCGTACGCGATCAGCAGGGTGGGCAGCCGGCCCAGGCAGATCTCGGCGATGCCGAACACCAGCAGGATCTGCGCCAGCGCGCCCCACACCGGAAGGTCCAGCGCCGGGACGAACAGCGACAGCGGCGTACGCAGCAGCGCCTGCCACAGCGGGTCCTCGGCCCGCACCGAGCCGATGCCCTGAACCAGCCCGTACCCCCAGGGCTGGTTCTGCACGACCTGGAAGGAGGCCGTCAGGCACACCGCGCCGAGCGTCATGGCGACCGCCCGCCACCTCCGCGTCACCAGGGCCGTGCGCACGGCCGCGTACAGCGTCCCCCACTCGCGCCGCGCGAACCGTCTCACCGGCGCCGGCCTTCCAGGTGCCGGTGCGTCCACTTGGGCAGACCGGGCGCCTCCAGGAACCCCTCGGCCCGCCCCGCGGCCAGGCCGATGCGCAACAGGTCGGAACTCTTCTCGAAGAGCATGAATCGCGGCTCCCAGATCGGTCGGTACTTGGCGTTGGCGCGGTACAGCGACTCGATCTGCCACCAGCGGGAGAAGAAGCTCAGCAGGGACCGCCACAGCCGCAGCACGGGACCCGCCCCGAGCTTCGCGCCACGTTCGAAGACCGACCTGAACATCGCGAAGTTGAGCGACACCTGAGTGATCCCGATCTCTCCGGCGCGCTGGAGGAGTTCGATGACCATGAACTCCGTCAGGCCGTTGTCGGCGTCGCGGTCCCGCCGCATCAGGTCCAGCGACAGCCCGTCCGGACCCCAGGGCACGAACGACAGCAGGGCGCGCGGTACGCCGTCGGCGTCGGCGCACTCCAGCATCACGCACCGCCCGTCGGCGGGGTCGCCGAGCCGGCCCAGCGCCATCGAGAAGCCCCGCTCCGTGGCGCCGTCGCGCCAGTCGTCGGCCAGCTCCAGCAGAGCGGCCATCTCGTCGGCGGGGATGTCCTCGTGCCGGCGGATCCGCACCTCGTAGCCGGCGCGGCGGACCCGGTTGTACGCCTGGCGCACGGTCCGCATCGCCCGCCCCTCCAGGGTGAACTCGGCCGTCTCCACGATCGCCTCGTCGCCCAGCTCCAGGGCGTCCAGGCCGTGCCGGGCGTACACGGTGCCCGCCTCCTCGCTCGCGCCCATCACGGCCGGGACCCAGCCGTGCGCCCGGGCCTGGGCCAGCCACGGCTCGATGGCGCCCGGCCACGCCTCGGGATCACCGACCGGGTCGCCGGAGGCGAGCGACACACCGCCGACGACCCGGTAGGCGACCGCCGCCTTGCGGCTGGGCGACCACACGACGCTCTTCTCGCGGCGCAGCGCGAAGTAGCCGAGCGAGTCACGCTCACCGTGCCGTGCGAGCAGCGCCCGCAGGTCCTCCTCGTCCC
Proteins encoded in this window:
- a CDS encoding phosphatidylglycerol lysyltransferase domain-containing protein; this encodes MGDVRPVGETPRGTVRSRRCAAFAVWYLRLATCVNLLGAVWVSFGQDLRRHNTDDHFTPYLLTAGFASGAFTLFLAITMRRRKRAAWILNLVLSALFLLVFAFAMAFPEIRGHAQNWVSLTLTAAFVLALLLGRREFYAKGDRANPLLATAVAVGGLLVTSLLAALLVTATDTTPSTFAERWRYGVLRLITLATDTSPDIVTPGWVDVLVNIMSTVLFVSVLYAAFRSRRAVDPIGERDEEDLRALLARHGERDSLGYFALRREKSVVWSPSRKAAVAYRVVGGVSLASGDPVGDPEAWPGAIEPWLAQARAHGWVPAVMGASEEAGTVYARHGLDALELGDEAIVETAEFTLEGRAMRTVRQAYNRVRRAGYEVRIRRHEDIPADEMAALLELADDWRDGATERGFSMALGRLGDPADGRCVMLECADADGVPRALLSFVPWGPDGLSLDLMRRDRDADNGLTEFMVIELLQRAGEIGITQVSLNFAMFRSVFERGAKLGAGPVLRLWRSLLSFFSRWWQIESLYRANAKYRPIWEPRFMLFEKSSDLLRIGLAAGRAEGFLEAPGLPKWTHRHLEGRRR
- a CDS encoding adenosylcobinamide-GDP ribazoletransferase, which gives rise to MRAVTTSRTVTHVRTSVDGIRFAFGTLTVLPVRVSRWDRGAARAGMLAAPVAGLVVGLASAAAGGLFWLLGAGPLLAAVASAAVPAVLTRGLHLDGLADTADGLGSGRPAEDALRIMKQSDIGPFGVITLLFVLFAQVAAVHELYAAGGWAHGAAGAVTAGVVARLALTLASRASVPAARPEGLGAVVAGTVPVRPALAVTALVLAGAAGLGAALDGPYGALRHAVAVVVALVAAQWLLGRCVRRFGGVTGDVFGAVEETALTVTLVVLTFG